In Bacteroidia bacterium, one genomic interval encodes:
- a CDS encoding NAD kinase has protein sequence MTIAVYARNVNEKVLAALDVVWTQLRQNEVDVLLYGTLYRHLKKSGNEMQNVHVFSTSSEIAGKADFLFSIGGDGTILDTIKLVKNSGIPVLGINTGRLGFLSIVLPEAITEAINSILKGHYSLDKRAMLRLETDKEIFGDVPYALNELAIHKKDSSSMIIIHAFLNGEYLNSYWADGLLIATPTGSTGYSLSCGGPVIAPASGNFVITPIAPHNLNVRPIVVSDKNVVSLEVEGRNPYFMASLDSRSVTIDSSVQLAVRREDFSFNLVRFDNDNFLQTLRNKLNWGLDARNW, from the coding sequence ATGACAATTGCCGTATATGCCAGAAATGTAAATGAAAAAGTGCTTGCAGCACTCGATGTTGTATGGACGCAATTACGTCAGAATGAGGTTGATGTTTTGTTGTATGGAACCTTGTATCGTCATTTGAAAAAGTCAGGTAATGAAATGCAAAATGTTCATGTATTCAGCACTTCATCAGAGATAGCAGGTAAAGCCGATTTTCTATTCAGCATTGGTGGTGACGGTACCATATTGGACACCATTAAACTAGTAAAAAATTCAGGCATTCCTGTATTGGGTATCAACACCGGCAGACTTGGTTTTTTATCTATTGTATTGCCTGAGGCAATTACCGAAGCCATAAACAGTATTCTCAAAGGACACTATTCACTCGATAAAAGAGCAATGCTTAGGTTAGAAACCGATAAAGAAATATTTGGTGATGTGCCTTATGCTCTCAATGAACTTGCAATTCATAAGAAGGATAGCTCGTCAATGATAATAATTCATGCTTTTTTAAATGGAGAATACCTAAACTCCTATTGGGCAGACGGACTTCTGATTGCCACCCCCACGGGGTCAACAGGATATTCTTTAAGTTGCGGAGGGCCTGTAATTGCACCTGCATCAGGAAATTTTGTGATTACACCCATTGCTCCCCATAACCTTAATGTGCGTCCTATCGTAGTATCGGATAAAAATGTAGTTTCATTGGAAGTTGAAGGACGAAACCCATATTTTATGGCATCACTGGACTCCAGATCAGTAACCATAGATTCATCCGTACAACTGGCAGTCAGACGGGAGGATTTCAGTTTCAATCTGGTACGGTTCGATAACGATAATTTCCTTCAAACCTTAAGAAACAAGCTAAATTGGGGGCTTGATGCCCGTAATTGGTAA
- a CDS encoding POTRA domain-containing protein: MFKSAFLINLFFVFCFCSFASDSLQVDTNTIYIRQIVVTGNKVTRYSVIQRELAFSQGQTMTVDELDKKITKSRENLLNISLFNFVNINKQLIGNDMYVIIDVVERWYIFPVPIFEVVDRNFWEWWRDKNLKKANYGFYLNWENFRGRRENVKLLLRYGYSQRQGFMYSIPSIDKSQNNGLVFTALQTRMREIPYKLENNKLVYFENGNEFLRKEYIANIRFIHRQGFNKTYTFTGGYQYNIISDTLLSLNRDYFVSGHKYESYPVISFEYKDDARDIRNYPLKGYFLSLEFTKYGFGISDNDPSVTYIIAHFKKFWQLNNSWATAFSFKGKLSGNNDVPFYNQIALGYRGDLVRGYDPYVINGENFALFKSLVKYAIIQPKSFNIPVGLPQSFTRIPYALYANLFFDAGYVRDKRFYQNNPLSNKWLYSYGAGLDFVTYYDLVLRGEFAFTGNGKSGIFLHLTAPI, translated from the coding sequence ATGTTTAAAAGCGCATTTTTAATAAATCTGTTTTTTGTATTTTGTTTTTGCAGTTTTGCTTCAGATTCTCTACAAGTAGATACAAATACAATCTATATAAGACAGATTGTTGTTACAGGGAATAAAGTAACACGCTATTCTGTCATTCAACGCGAGTTAGCCTTCAGTCAGGGACAAACAATGACTGTTGATGAGTTGGATAAAAAAATCACCAAGAGTAGAGAGAACTTATTGAATATTTCACTTTTTAATTTTGTGAACATCAATAAGCAACTTATCGGAAACGATATGTATGTGATAATAGATGTTGTTGAGCGTTGGTATATTTTTCCTGTGCCTATTTTCGAAGTGGTTGACCGTAATTTTTGGGAATGGTGGCGTGATAAAAATCTGAAAAAAGCCAATTATGGTTTTTATTTAAACTGGGAAAATTTCAGAGGCAGGAGAGAGAATGTAAAGTTGTTGCTTAGATATGGTTATTCGCAAAGACAGGGTTTTATGTACAGCATTCCCAGCATTGATAAGAGTCAAAATAATGGGTTGGTGTTTACTGCCTTACAAACAAGAATGCGTGAAATCCCCTACAAGTTGGAAAACAACAAATTGGTGTATTTTGAAAATGGAAATGAGTTTTTGAGAAAGGAATACATTGCAAACATAAGATTCATTCACCGCCAAGGATTCAATAAGACCTATACTTTTACCGGAGGTTATCAGTACAACATTATCTCCGATACACTACTTTCTCTCAACAGAGATTATTTTGTAAGTGGTCATAAGTATGAAAGCTATCCTGTAATTTCTTTTGAATATAAAGATGATGCCCGCGATATCAGGAACTACCCATTAAAGGGCTACTTTTTAAGTCTTGAGTTTACAAAATACGGTTTTGGCATAAGTGATAACGATCCGTCAGTAACCTATATAATAGCACATTTTAAAAAATTCTGGCAACTGAACAATTCATGGGCTACAGCATTTTCTTTTAAAGGTAAATTATCAGGAAACAATGATGTGCCGTTTTATAACCAGATAGCTTTGGGCTACAGAGGCGATTTAGTCAGAGGCTATGATCCCTATGTTATCAATGGTGAAAATTTTGCACTTTTTAAAAGTTTAGTAAAATACGCCATAATTCAGCCTAAATCATTTAATATTCCTGTTGGCTTGCCACAAAGTTTCACTCGAATACCATATGCCCTTTATGCTAATTTATTTTTTGATGCAGGGTATGTTCGCGACAAACGCTTCTATCAAAACAACCCATTATCAAACAAATGGCTCTACAGCTATGGTGCAGGACTTGACTTTGTAACCTACTATGATTTGGTGCTTCGTGGCGAGTTTGCCTTTACCGGAAATGGAAAATCCGGAATTTTTCTGCACCTTACAGCACCAATTTAA
- a CDS encoding pyridoxine 5'-phosphate synthase — protein sequence MTACKLSVNINKIATLRNARGGNIPNVVKAALDIERFGGEGITVHPRPDERHIRYRDVYELKECVTTEFNIEGYPSEDFLKLVMLVKPHQVTLVPDSPEVLTSNAGWDAIREQAFLKKIVDELKQKGMRVSLFMDTDIKQINAAATVGADRIELYTERYASEFEKSPQQAIADYQKAATHAATLNIGVNAGHDLNLHNLNYLIKNIPQIVEVSIGHALISDALYFGLQNTVQMYKHQIKSAR from the coding sequence ATGACAGCATGTAAACTAAGTGTCAACATTAATAAGATTGCCACATTGCGCAATGCCCGAGGCGGAAATATTCCCAATGTGGTTAAAGCAGCTTTAGATATTGAACGTTTTGGTGGCGAAGGAATAACTGTTCATCCACGCCCTGACGAAAGACATATCCGCTATCGTGATGTTTATGAGCTTAAAGAATGTGTTACCACAGAATTTAATATTGAAGGATATCCTTCGGAAGACTTTTTGAAATTGGTTATGTTGGTAAAGCCACATCAGGTTACCTTGGTGCCCGATTCGCCAGAGGTACTAACTTCCAATGCAGGCTGGGATGCTATTCGTGAGCAAGCATTTTTAAAAAAAATTGTTGATGAGTTAAAACAAAAAGGTATGAGAGTATCTCTTTTTATGGATACAGACATAAAACAAATAAATGCTGCAGCAACCGTTGGTGCAGACAGAATCGAACTCTATACTGAACGCTATGCATCAGAGTTTGAGAAATCGCCACAACAGGCAATTGCTGATTATCAAAAAGCAGCAACGCATGCTGCCACATTAAACATTGGTGTTAATGCAGGGCACGATTTAAATTTGCACAACCTTAATTATCTTATAAAAAACATTCCGCAGATTGTTGAAGTTTCAATCGGTCATGCTTTGATTAGTGATGCTTTGTACTTTGGTTTACAAAATACAGTACAAATGTATAAGCACCAAATAAAATCTGCACGTTAA
- a CDS encoding DUF6089 family protein — MNDKYKKLLLVGLILIPFLGNAQVAKKRWKAYRIEYIAGLGVTNFLGELGGANRVGSHAFRDLEFSMTRPAAMIGYRYKLSPTFAWCSKFSYGIVSGDDALTKEHFRNQRNLSFKSNIFELSTNIEISFLQEQVGHRYKLRGVRGMRNVEISAYGFLGIGVFHFNPKAKLDGQWYQLQPLGTEGQGVVASRSKYKRTQLCVPLGLGAKYAIDRQISVGLELGLRYTFTDYIDDVSKSYYYDRGGSLVEILADRSHDDNSHVGEQRGDPRWNDAYVFAMFNICYKIRTGRVNYPMF; from the coding sequence ATGAACGATAAATACAAGAAATTACTGCTTGTTGGCTTAATTTTAATTCCATTTTTAGGTAATGCACAAGTTGCTAAAAAGCGATGGAAGGCCTACCGTATTGAGTATATTGCAGGACTAGGAGTAACCAACTTTTTAGGTGAACTTGGAGGTGCCAACAGAGTAGGCTCACATGCCTTCCGAGATTTGGAATTTTCAATGACACGTCCTGCCGCTATGATCGGCTATCGCTACAAACTTTCACCAACGTTTGCCTGGTGCTCTAAATTCTCTTACGGAATAGTTTCCGGGGATGATGCATTAACAAAAGAGCATTTCAGAAACCAAAGAAACCTCAGTTTTAAATCCAACATATTTGAATTAAGTACCAACATCGAAATCTCATTCCTGCAAGAACAGGTCGGACACCGCTATAAACTTCGTGGTGTTAGGGGTATGCGAAATGTTGAAATCTCTGCTTATGGATTTTTAGGAATTGGCGTTTTTCACTTTAATCCAAAAGCTAAACTTGACGGACAATGGTATCAACTTCAGCCTTTAGGAACAGAAGGACAAGGTGTTGTTGCATCGAGAAGTAAATATAAGCGAACACAGTTATGCGTTCCTTTAGGACTTGGAGCAAAATATGCAATTGACCGTCAGATAAGCGTAGGTCTTGAATTAGGTCTGCGTTATACATTTACTGATTATATTGATGATGTAAGCAAAAGTTACTATTATGACAGAGGTGGTTCTTTGGTTGAAATCCTTGCAGACCGCAGTCATGATGATAACTCACATGTAGGTGAACAGCGTGGTGACCCCAGATGGAACGATGCCTATGTTTTCGCTATGTTTAATATTTGTTATAAAATAAGAACGGGTAGGGTAAATTATCCTATGTTCTGA
- a CDS encoding histidine kinase codes for MIIEKLKNSSDRIVWWLCWYFFVAAVVHQFGFGWYLSFADSTVMLLLLFFTSCSTYFAFNKFQKIGNRFFVILWNIALSLISVFISGLVLTYLNVDDVKYLAFLDSSMVVRFAWFLLMNLLVTVIYGLQVNIQEHKKLEAHNNDTVSLMKDAELSGLRLQLQPHFLFNSLNSINALIGSEPAKARSMVLQLSEFLRGTLQRDNKKQITLQDELNHLKIYLEIEKVRFGHRLVTKMEIPENCLNMLVPPLILQPIVENAIKFGLYDTTGQVAISLQVACNEGHLKLVVTNPFDPDTAASQKGTGFGLDAVQRRLYLLYARNDLLKTEKGENVFLTQINIPQI; via the coding sequence ATGATTATTGAGAAATTAAAAAATTCAAGTGACCGGATTGTTTGGTGGCTTTGCTGGTACTTTTTTGTGGCAGCAGTGGTGCATCAGTTTGGTTTCGGCTGGTACTTGTCTTTTGCCGACAGTACAGTGATGCTGCTTTTATTATTTTTTACTTCGTGTAGCACCTATTTTGCATTCAATAAATTTCAAAAAATAGGAAACCGGTTTTTTGTGATATTGTGGAATATTGCCTTATCGCTGATTTCTGTTTTTATTTCAGGGTTGGTACTAACGTACTTAAATGTTGACGATGTAAAGTATTTAGCTTTTCTTGACTCATCAATGGTGGTTCGTTTTGCATGGTTTTTATTGATGAATCTTTTGGTAACTGTTATTTATGGTTTACAGGTAAATATACAGGAACACAAAAAATTAGAAGCACATAATAATGATACTGTCAGCCTGATGAAAGATGCAGAGCTTTCCGGATTGCGATTGCAACTACAGCCGCATTTTTTATTCAACAGCCTGAATTCTATAAATGCATTAATAGGCAGTGAACCTGCAAAAGCAAGAAGTATGGTATTGCAGCTTTCAGAATTTTTACGGGGCACTTTACAAAGAGATAATAAGAAACAGATAACGCTTCAGGACGAATTAAACCATCTTAAAATCTATCTTGAAATCGAGAAAGTCCGTTTTGGGCACCGATTGGTTACTAAAATGGAAATACCTGAAAACTGTTTGAATATGCTGGTGCCCCCGCTGATTTTACAGCCTATTGTGGAGAATGCCATTAAATTTGGCCTCTATGACACCACCGGTCAGGTAGCAATATCATTGCAGGTTGCTTGTAATGAAGGTCATTTGAAGCTGGTTGTTACCAACCCTTTTGATCCGGACACTGCTGCATCACAAAAAGGTACCGGCTTCGGCCTTGACGCAGTGCAAAGACGATTGTATCTGCTTTATGCACGCAACGATTTACTCAAAACAGAAAAAGGTGAAAATGTTTTCCTTACACAAATAAACATCCCTCAAATATGA
- a CDS encoding DUF6089 family protein: MRKILILFFTIVVLQPQKTSAQSSELGLLLGVASYKGEINTHLFNPEAFNPAAGLYYKRCLNSFWSFRLGLTYGQITGSDAIAKEDFNQYRNLSFRSDIWDASALFEFNFFPFQTASEHSSKIAPYLVAGVTFFHHNPQGFINGSWHDLQPLGTEGQGSGLPNTTGKYKRVQFAFPMGGGIKFKLSNRFSLSVEAIARRTYTDYLDDVSTVYPDQNELRNTNGVLAAELSDRTIFAGSNINAKRQRGNASDKDWYMMGGVTINWTLSKKYTDKCKPFRTKLR, translated from the coding sequence ATGCGCAAAATTTTAATCTTATTTTTTACAATCGTGGTTCTTCAACCACAAAAAACATCAGCACAAAGTAGTGAGTTAGGATTATTGCTTGGTGTAGCTTCCTATAAAGGCGAAATAAACACACATCTTTTTAACCCAGAGGCCTTTAATCCAGCAGCAGGGCTTTATTATAAACGATGCTTAAACAGTTTTTGGTCATTTCGTTTAGGTTTAACTTATGGACAGATAACAGGAAGTGATGCCATAGCCAAGGAGGATTTTAACCAGTACAGAAATCTTTCTTTCAGGAGTGATATTTGGGATGCAAGTGCCTTGTTTGAGTTTAATTTTTTTCCATTCCAGACTGCTTCGGAACACTCTTCTAAAATAGCTCCATATCTGGTTGCAGGAGTTACATTCTTTCATCACAACCCACAAGGTTTTATCAATGGTTCGTGGCACGATTTGCAGCCTCTGGGCACCGAAGGGCAGGGTAGTGGACTACCTAACACAACTGGAAAATACAAACGTGTGCAGTTTGCTTTTCCTATGGGTGGTGGAATAAAATTTAAATTGTCGAACAGGTTTTCTCTTTCTGTTGAAGCTATTGCACGAAGAACTTATACCGATTATTTAGATGATGTAAGTACAGTATATCCCGATCAGAATGAACTGAGGAACACAAACGGTGTTCTTGCAGCTGAACTTTCTGACAGAACAATATTTGCCGGCTCAAATATTAATGCAAAACGTCAAAGAGGAAATGCCTCTGATAAAGACTGGTATATGATGGGTGGCGTCACCATCAATTGGACACTTTCAAAGAAATATACCGATAAGTGTAAACCTTTCCGTACCAAGCTGAGATAA
- the mfd gene encoding transcription-repair coupling factor: MDLLKDLKEKYTAHPAVQELFLQIGKQASKTHLQSTAGSASSFIASATFEHEPAPMLFILPDREEAAYFLNDMENLNPGKKVFFFPSSYRKPFKLNAHENASIQMRTEVLSHINKHSQSFIVVSYAEAVAENVVTRHALEKNTIEARVGEHLSIDFVNDFLTENNFHRTDFVFEPGQFAIRGGIVDVYSYAYELPFRIEFDGNKIESIRSFDPVTQLSEKNLHFVTVIPNIQTEMQQNVTESFFKFLPENTLIWTRDLSYSLSYLDENLTVLKNQSSENDETEEGDDPKIIYDSIEEIKSVLTAFRQVEFGLKAFYENAVGIKFNIQTQPQFNKNFNLLAGYLIENSEKQFKSYIFSDSAKQVERIYAIFDDLSFKKEIQRDDIHFNPVYTSLNKGFTDLDIKVSLFTDHQIFDRYHRFKLRKNYSRNEAISIKELYSLKPGDYVTHIDHGVGRFGGLEKLNIDGRQQEAIRLVYKDNDILYVSIHSLHRIARFTGKDGTAPSLNKLGSTSWASLKQKTKKKVKDIARDLIALYAKRKSQEGFAYAPDNYLQTELEASFIYEDTPDQIKATRDVKKDMESASPMDRLICGDVGFGKTEIAIRAAFKAVNDSKQVAILVPTTILAMQHYRTISERLKDFPCTIDYINRFKSTAQQSETLRKLAAGKIDIIIGTHRLLSKDIKFSNLGLLIIDEEQKFGVASKEKIKSLKVNVDTLTLTATPIPRTLQFSLMGARDLSIINTPPPNRYPVTTELHTFNDKVIREAIMYEVSRGGQVFFVHNRVQDIHDISDMIRKLCPDVKIVVGHGQMDGSQLEEVLMTFIEGDADVLVATTIIESGIDISNANTIIINQAQNFGLSDLHQMRGRVGRSNKKAFCYLVAPPLTVLTPEARQRLQAIEEYSDLGMGFQVALRDLDIRGAGNLLGGEQSGFISEIGFEMYQKILDEALIELRESDFKELFPADDNKPIVADCQIETDLEILIPTRYVENIVERLNLYKELDDVETEEKLSAFESQLRDRFGPVPKQVKELFETIRLRWKAKSLGFEKLILKNGQLKGYLVSNPDSRLYKSDLFTQIINFVKGNPSRCRMKEDKGKLSLTFYKIETVNDANTVFQKMLNPSVATA, encoded by the coding sequence ATGGATTTACTTAAAGATTTAAAAGAAAAATATACAGCACATCCTGCTGTACAGGAACTCTTTTTGCAAATAGGTAAACAAGCTTCAAAAACACACCTTCAAAGTACTGCCGGTTCTGCTTCATCATTTATTGCATCTGCAACTTTTGAACATGAACCTGCCCCAATGCTTTTTATTTTACCCGACAGAGAGGAAGCTGCCTATTTTCTCAACGACATGGAGAACCTGAATCCGGGAAAGAAAGTATTTTTCTTTCCTTCTTCCTATAGAAAGCCGTTTAAACTGAATGCACATGAAAATGCATCTATTCAAATGCGTACAGAGGTGCTCAGTCATATCAATAAGCACAGTCAGTCCTTTATTGTAGTATCGTATGCAGAAGCTGTTGCAGAGAATGTTGTAACACGACATGCACTTGAGAAAAACACTATTGAAGCACGTGTGGGTGAGCATCTAAGCATTGATTTCGTAAATGATTTTCTCACAGAAAACAATTTTCATAGAACTGATTTTGTTTTTGAACCGGGACAGTTTGCCATTAGAGGAGGTATTGTTGATGTTTATTCCTATGCCTATGAGTTGCCTTTCAGAATAGAGTTTGATGGTAATAAAATTGAATCCATTCGCTCATTTGATCCGGTGACACAATTGTCCGAAAAGAATCTTCACTTTGTTACTGTCATTCCAAACATTCAAACTGAAATGCAGCAGAATGTAACAGAGTCGTTTTTTAAATTTCTTCCTGAAAATACTTTAATATGGACGCGTGATCTTTCTTATTCGCTTAGTTACCTTGATGAAAATTTAACAGTGCTTAAAAATCAGTCATCTGAAAATGATGAAACAGAAGAAGGTGATGATCCAAAAATTATTTATGATTCTATTGAAGAAATTAAATCTGTTCTAACGGCCTTCAGGCAGGTAGAGTTTGGTTTAAAAGCATTCTATGAGAATGCAGTTGGAATAAAATTCAATATACAAACACAACCACAGTTCAATAAAAATTTCAATTTACTTGCCGGTTATTTAATAGAGAATAGCGAAAAACAGTTTAAGTCATACATTTTTTCTGATTCGGCTAAACAAGTGGAACGCATCTATGCCATTTTTGACGATTTAAGTTTTAAGAAAGAAATTCAGCGTGACGATATACACTTTAATCCTGTTTACACTTCCTTGAACAAAGGCTTTACCGATTTGGATATAAAAGTCTCTCTATTTACAGATCATCAGATATTTGATCGTTATCATCGTTTTAAACTTCGTAAAAATTACAGCCGCAACGAAGCTATTTCCATTAAAGAACTTTATAGCCTCAAACCCGGTGATTATGTAACACATATTGATCATGGTGTCGGGCGATTTGGTGGTTTGGAGAAATTAAACATAGATGGCCGTCAGCAAGAGGCAATCAGATTGGTGTATAAAGACAATGATATTCTATATGTAAGTATTCACAGTCTGCATCGTATAGCGCGATTTACGGGTAAAGACGGAACTGCGCCATCGCTCAATAAGTTGGGTAGTACATCATGGGCATCGCTCAAACAAAAAACAAAGAAGAAAGTAAAAGATATTGCCCGTGATTTGATTGCACTTTATGCCAAGCGAAAATCTCAGGAAGGGTTTGCCTATGCCCCCGATAATTATCTGCAAACAGAATTGGAAGCAAGTTTTATCTATGAAGATACTCCCGACCAGATAAAGGCAACACGAGATGTAAAGAAAGATATGGAAAGTGCATCGCCAATGGACAGGTTAATTTGTGGTGATGTTGGATTTGGAAAAACAGAAATTGCCATTCGTGCAGCTTTTAAAGCCGTAAACGACAGTAAGCAAGTCGCTATATTAGTTCCTACAACAATATTGGCAATGCAGCATTACAGAACCATTAGCGAAAGATTGAAAGATTTTCCGTGTACTATTGATTACATCAATCGTTTTAAGTCAACTGCACAACAAAGCGAGACACTGCGTAAACTCGCAGCAGGTAAAATTGATATTATCATTGGCACACACAGACTGCTGAGCAAGGATATTAAATTCAGTAATCTTGGCTTGTTGATTATTGATGAAGAACAGAAATTCGGTGTTGCAAGTAAAGAAAAAATAAAATCACTTAAAGTAAATGTTGACACACTAACATTAACGGCAACACCCATTCCAAGAACACTGCAGTTTTCATTGATGGGTGCACGAGATTTGTCAATCATCAACACGCCACCACCTAATCGCTATCCGGTAACAACAGAGTTACATACGTTTAATGACAAAGTTATACGCGAGGCAATTATGTATGAGGTTTCGCGTGGAGGTCAGGTCTTTTTTGTTCACAACCGTGTTCAGGATATTCACGATATTTCTGATATGATCAGGAAACTTTGTCCTGATGTAAAAATAGTTGTAGGTCATGGGCAAATGGACGGCAGTCAGCTTGAAGAAGTGTTGATGACTTTTATTGAGGGTGATGCAGATGTTTTAGTGGCTACAACCATTATCGAATCCGGAATTGATATCAGTAATGCCAATACGATTATCATCAATCAGGCACAAAATTTTGGATTGAGTGATTTGCATCAGATGCGAGGCAGGGTAGGGCGAAGCAATAAAAAAGCTTTTTGTTATTTGGTGGCACCACCACTCACTGTGTTAACGCCAGAGGCACGTCAAAGGCTGCAGGCCATAGAAGAATATTCTGATTTAGGAATGGGATTTCAGGTAGCTTTGCGCGATTTGGATATTCGTGGTGCAGGAAATTTATTGGGAGGCGAACAAAGCGGTTTTATTTCTGAAATTGGATTTGAAATGTATCAGAAAATCTTAGACGAAGCTTTGATAGAATTGCGTGAGTCCGATTTTAAAGAATTATTTCCTGCTGATGATAACAAACCGATTGTTGCCGATTGTCAGATTGAAACCGATCTTGAAATTTTGATTCCTACACGTTATGTAGAGAATATTGTTGAACGATTGAATCTTTACAAAGAGTTGGATGATGTTGAAACAGAAGAGAAACTAAGTGCTTTTGAAAGTCAGCTCCGTGATAGATTCGGGCCTGTGCCAAAACAGGTTAAGGAGTTGTTTGAAACCATCAGACTACGATGGAAAGCAAAATCATTAGGTTTTGAAAAACTTATTTTAAAGAATGGGCAATTAAAGGGATACCTTGTTTCCAATCCTGATTCGCGTTTGTATAAAAGCGATTTGTTTACGCAGATTATCAATTTCGTTAAAGGCAATCCATCACGTTGTCGTATGAAAGAAGATAAAGGAAAACTGAGTTTAACCTTTTATAAGATTGAAACTGTAAACGATGCGAATACCGTTTTCCAGAAGATGCTTAACCCATCTGTGGCTACTGCATAG
- a CDS encoding LytTR family transcriptional regulator DNA-binding domain-containing protein, giving the protein MIKAIIIDDEPLARGLVLEYLKAFPNIDVVQECNDGFEGLKAIQQFQPQLIFLDIQMPKINGFEMLELIENPPGVIFTTAFDSYAIKAFEAHAIDYLLKPYSEERFNKAVSKFLGANSNAPAMDLVNAESNILPDEKNRIVVKDGSKITIIPVDDVVYIEAYDDYVKIHTQNGFRLKKKTMSYYENTLDSARFLRVHRGYIVNLSLITRIEQYEKTSHIALLKNGQKVPLSKQGYSRLKAVLGI; this is encoded by the coding sequence ATGATTAAAGCAATTATAATTGATGATGAGCCTCTTGCCCGAGGCCTTGTATTAGAGTATCTTAAGGCATTTCCAAATATTGATGTTGTGCAGGAATGTAATGATGGGTTTGAAGGATTGAAAGCTATTCAGCAATTTCAACCACAACTGATTTTTTTGGACATACAAATGCCTAAGATTAATGGCTTTGAAATGCTTGAGTTGATTGAGAACCCACCAGGTGTGATTTTTACAACAGCATTTGATAGTTATGCAATAAAAGCTTTTGAAGCACATGCCATTGACTACCTCTTGAAACCATACAGCGAAGAGCGTTTTAATAAGGCAGTCTCTAAATTTTTGGGAGCAAATAGTAATGCACCTGCAATGGATTTAGTTAATGCAGAAAGCAATATTCTACCCGATGAAAAAAATCGTATTGTTGTAAAGGATGGAAGTAAGATTACAATTATTCCTGTTGATGATGTAGTTTACATTGAAGCTTATGATGATTATGTAAAAATACATACACAGAATGGCTTTAGGTTGAAGAAGAAAACCATGTCGTATTATGAAAACACACTTGACAGTGCACGATTTCTTCGTGTACACAGGGGCTATATCGTTAACCTTAGTCTCATTACCCGAATTGAGCAATATGAAAAAACATCACACATTGCATTGCTTAAAAACGGACAGAAAGTTCCATTGAGCAAGCAAGGCTATTCAAGATTGAAAGCTGTTTTAGGAATTTAA
- a CDS encoding CBS domain-containing protein encodes MNTKAYIKDFIPPLKSSDTVVRALQWMQAFNLNHLPVVDGIKYKGIVTENDLKKIEDKEKVLADCELEYQNVYIFETQYIYDALELVTVKGLNIVPVISKEGNYRGLLTLVDIIDCFAQNSSVKTPGGIIILNVERKNYSMQEIARITESNGALILSSSVNQLPDSDIFEVTLKVDKLDLSRVLAGFYRMDYNVVASYQTSDLPTDLEDRYQAFMTYLNV; translated from the coding sequence ATGAACACAAAGGCTTATATTAAAGATTTTATTCCACCATTAAAAAGTTCCGACACCGTAGTCAGAGCCTTGCAATGGATGCAGGCTTTTAATTTGAATCACCTGCCAGTTGTTGATGGCATAAAATACAAAGGCATTGTAACCGAAAACGATCTGAAAAAGATTGAAGATAAAGAAAAGGTGCTTGCAGATTGTGAATTGGAATACCAGAATGTTTACATTTTTGAGACGCAATATATTTATGATGCATTGGAATTAGTTACCGTAAAAGGTCTGAATATTGTTCCTGTTATCAGTAAAGAAGGTAATTATCGTGGACTTCTTACCTTGGTGGATATTATAGATTGTTTTGCACAAAACAGTTCAGTTAAAACACCTGGTGGTATCATTATTCTGAATGTTGAACGGAAAAATTATTCCATGCAGGAAATTGCCAGAATTACAGAATCTAATGGAGCATTAATTTTAAGTTCATCAGTCAATCAACTCCCGGACAGCGATATTTTTGAAGTTACCTTAAAGGTTGATAAACTTGATCTGTCGCGGGTTCTTGCAGGGTTTTACAGAATGGACTATAATGTTGTGGCATCATATCAGACAAGCGATTTGCCAACTGATTTAGAAGACCGTTATCAGGCATTTATGACATACCTTAATGTTTAA